A window of Juglans regia cultivar Chandler chromosome 7, Walnut 2.0, whole genome shotgun sequence contains these coding sequences:
- the LOC109013124 gene encoding phospholipase D alpha 1-like, with the protein MANILLHGTLHATIFEVDEIHTGGGKNIFSKIAQGLEEAVGFGKGVTKLYATIDLGKARVGRTRIIEKEHKNPRWYESFHIYCAHMASDVVFTVKDDNPIGATLIGRAYVPVEEILDGEEVDKWVEILDEDKKPIHGSSKIHVKLQYFDVTKDRNWSRGIRSPKFPGVPYTFFTQRQGCRVSLYQDAHVPDKFVPKIPLAGGTFYEPHRCWEDVFDAITNAKHLIYIAGWSVYTEISLVRDSRRPKPGGDIMLGELLKKKANEGVRVLMLVWDDRTSVGLLKKDGLMATHDEETEHYFHDTEVHCVLCPRNPDDGGSIIQDLEISTMFTHHQKIVVVDSEMPSGGSQKRRIVSFVGGIDLCDGRYDTAFHSLFRTLDTAHHDDFHQPNFEGTSIKKGGPREPWHDIHSRLEGPIAWDVLYNFEQRWRKQGGKDLLVQLRDLNLDGTLITPSPVMFPDDHETWNVQLFRSIDGGAAFGFPETPEDAARAGLVSGKDNIIDRSIQDAYINAIRRAKKFIYIENQYFLGSSFAWSADGIKPEEIGALHLIPKELSLKIVSKIEAGERFRVYIVVPMWPEGMPESGSVQAILDWQKRTMEMMYKDVIQALKAKGIDEDPRNYLTFFCLGNREVKKHGEYEPSEKPEPDTDYIRAQEARRFMIYVHAKMLIVDDEYIIVGSANINQRSMDGSRDSEIAMGAYQPYHLANRQPARGQIHGFRMALWYEHLGMLDDTFLNPENEECIKKVNQIAEKYWDQYASETLEHDLPGHLLRYPIGIASEGEVTELPGFEFFPDTKARVLGAKSDYMPPILTT; encoded by the exons ATTGCACAAGGCCTTGAAGAGGCGGTTGGTTTTGGCAAAGGAGTTACTAAACTCTATGCAACTATTGATCTAGGAAAAGCAAGAGTTGGGAGGACAAGAATAATAGAAAAGGAGCATAAGAACCCCAGGTGGTACGAGTCTTTTCATATATACTGTGCCCACATGGCTTCAGATGTCGTATTCACTGTCAAAGATGATAATCCTATTGGAGCGACCTTAATTGGAAGAGCATATGTGCCAGTTGAAGAAATATTGGATGGAGAAGAAGTGGATAAATGGGTTGAAATCTTGGATGAGGACAAAAAGCCTATACATGGAAGTTCTAAGATCCATGTGAAGCTACAATATTTTGATGTCACAAAAGACCGTAATTGGTCACGAGGTATCAGAAGTCCTAAATTTCCTGGGGTGCCATACACGTTCTTCACGCAGAGACAAGGTTGTAGGGTTTCTTTGTACCAAGATGCTCACGTACCAGATAAATTTGTTCCTAAAATCCCTCTTGCTGGTGGCACATTTTATGAGCCCCATAGATGTTGGGAAGATGTTTTTGATGCCATTACTAATGCAAAGCACTTGATCTACATTGCTGGATGGTCTGTTTATACTGAAATCTCCCTGGTAAGGGACTCGAGAAGGCCAAAGCCTGGAGGTGACATCATGCTGGGTGAGCTGCTCAAGAAAAAGGCAAATGAAGGTGTTAGGGTTCTTATGCTTGTTTGGGATGACAGGACTTCTGTTGGTTTACTAAAAAAGGATGGACTGATGGCCACGCACGATGAAGAAACAGAACATTACTTCCATGATACTGAGGTGCACTGTGTCTTGTGTCCCCGGAATCCGGATGATGGTGGGAGCATTATTCAGGATTTAGAGATCTCTACCATGTTCACTCATCACCAGAAGATTGTGGTGGTGGACAGTGAGATGCCTTCTGGAGGATCACAGAAGAGGAGAATTGTGAGCTTTGTTGGGGGTATTGATCTTTGTGATGGGAGATATGACACTGCCTTTCATTCACTTTTCAGGACTTTGGACACAGCACATCATGATGATTTTCATCAGCCAAATTTTGAAGGTACTTCAATCAAAAAAGGTGGCCCAAGGGAACCATGGCACGACATACACTCCCGACTTGAAGGACCCATTGCCTGGGATGTCCTATATAATTTTGAGCAGAGGTGGAGAAAGCAGGGTGGTAAAGATTTACTTGTTCAGCTCAGAGATCTTAATCTTGATGGTACTCTTATTACCCCATCTCCGGTTATGTTCCCAGACGACCATGAGACTTGGAATGTGCAGTTGTTTAGATCCATTGATGGTGGGGCTGCTTTTGGCTTCCCAGAGACTCCTGAAGACGCGGCCAGAGCTGGGCTTGTTAGTGGGAAGGATAATATCATTGATAGAAGTATTCAGGATGCTTATATCAATGCCATTCGACGTGCAAAGAAATTCATTTATATCGAAAATCAGTATTTCCTCGGAAGCTCCTTTGCCTGGAGTGCTGATGGTATTAAGCCTGAGGAAATCGGTGCTCTGCATCTGATTCCAAAGGAGCTTTCGCTTAAGATTGTTAGTAAGATTGAAGCAGGGGAGAGGTTCAGAGTCTATATTGTTGTCCCAATGTGGCCGGAGGGTATGCCGGAGAGTGGATCAGTTCAAGCAATATTAGATTGGCAGAAAAGGACAATGGAGATGATGTATAAAGATGTCATTCAGGCTCTCAAAGCCAAGGGTATTGACGAGGATCCTCGGAactatttaacatttttctgcCTTGGAAATCGGGAGGTAAAGAAGCATGGAGAATATGAGCCTTCAGAAAAACCAGAACCTGATACAGATTATATCAGAGCCCAGGAGGCCAGGCGCTTCATGATCTATGTACATGCCAAGATGTTGATTG TTGACGATGAATATATAATAGTTGGATCTGCCAACATAAACCAGAGATCGATGGACGGTTCTAGGGACTCTGAGATAGCAATGGGGGCGTACCAACCATATCATCTGGCAAATAGGCAGCCAGCACGAGGCCAGATCCATGGTTTCCGCATGGCACTGTGGTATGAGCACCTTGGCATGCTTGACGATACTTTCCTTAATCCAGAAAACGAGGAGTGCATCAAGAAAGTGAACCAGATTGCTGAAAAATATTGGGATCAATATGCAAGTGAGACACTTGAACATGATCTACCCGGTCACCTGCTGCGTTACCCCATCGGGATTGCTTCCGAAGGAGAAGTCACAGAGCTACCTGGATTTGAGTTCTTCCCTGACACTAAGGCTCGTGTTCTGGGTGCCAAGTCTGACTACATGCCTCCAATCCTTACCACTTAG